One Rubidibacter lacunae KORDI 51-2 genomic window, CGAGTCGTAATGCGGACGGACTCCTAAGTTAGATGGAATTGGGGTGGATCTGGTCTATGAGCATCATCGCGCGGCTGCAGCACATCATCGTAGTAGGGATCGCGGTTGCGATTTTGACTTTCGGTATTGAGGGGAACGCCCGTGCGGACGCGATCGCCCTCAACTCGTCGACCTTGCCGGTGGGCAGTAGTTTTGTGAGCGATGCTGTCGAAGCGGTCGGTCCAGCCGTAGTGCGCATCGACACCGAAGCCACGATCGAGCAATCCAACCCGTTTGCAGAAGACCCTTTTTTTCGGCAGTTTTTCGGTGAGGACTTTTTTCCAGCCCTGCCGCAAGAGCGGACTGTTCGCGGTCAAGGATCCGGGTTCATTGTCGATCGCAGCGGCATCGTCTTGACTAACGCACACGTCGTCAGCAATACGGATCGCGTGGTCGTTACCTTAAGGGACGGGCGGCGTTATGAGGGAACGGTTTGTGGTAGCGACCCGTTAACCGATCTAGCAGTTGTAGACATCGACGATGGCGATGACTTGCCCGTGGTCGCACTCGGCGACTCCGACCTCGTCCGCGTTGGGGACTGGGCGATCGCGGTGGGCAACCCGCTCGGTTTGGACAACACAGTCACCCTGGGGATAATCAGCACGCTGGAGCGCTCGAGCGCGAAAGTCGGTATTCCCGACAAACGCTTGGATTTTCTCCAAACGGATGCCGCTATCAACCCGGGCAACTCCGGCGGACCGCTCCTCAACGGCCGCGGGGAAGTCATCGGTATCAATACTGCTATCCGCGCTGACGCTAACGGGATCGGCTTTGCCATTCCGGTCAACAAAGCCAAAGAAATCTATCCAACGCTCGCGCGCGGCGAGCAAATCGACCATCCCTACATCGGCATTCGCCTGATGACCCTGACACCAGCTTACGCTGCCCGGGTCAACAGCGATCCGAACTCGACAATTGTGCTGCCAGAAACCAATGGTGTGCTTGTGCTGGCAGTGGAGCGTGGGACGCCCTCCGAGCAGGCAGGATTGCGGCGCGGCGACGCAATTGTCGCGGTCGACGGTGAGGCAATCGCGTCGGCGGAGCAGTTGCAGCGGCAGATAGAGAACAGCAAGATCGGTCGGGCAATTGAGCTCAAGGTTCTGCGCGGCGAGATGGAACGCCTGCTGTCGGTTAAACCGATGCAGATGCCAATGTCCTAGGCGCTGTTAAACGTTTTCAGTTACTCGATTCGGGCAGCGTTCGAACGGACAATTCAGATGCTATTGGCAGTGCAATTTCTGGCAATGCCCGCAGAACTACGAAATCCTTCGAACGCCGATAAGTTGTGGTCAGGCGTGGTGGTTGAGGTAAGGACCTTTCCTCGCGCTGCCCTGCATACCCCATCTAGAATTGAACGCTTGGCGTTATTTTTAATCAAGCCAAACCATTGTGATTTTTTTGCGATCTGAAAGTTGAGCTTTACCGCTGGCAATTCTCAACAGGGCAAGTTCACCCAAAACGACATTGAGTTTAACCCCCCTTTTTGTGCGGTCATCTTAGGTGGGATAGAAAACGGTCACTCCGAAAAATTGCCGGATTATGTCGTACCTGCGGCTGAAATGCTCATGATGCCAGCAGACCTTTGGTCTTGAGCGAATTAATTGAGGTGCACAAACGTTAGATCTTGGTCTCGCACTGCAGCAACAGTAAGCGGTCAGGCAGGCAAGTGCTTGCAAAATCGGCGAGTTCGCGACTGAACTTGAGGAGAAAAAAAACGAACGCGCCCTCAGGCTGCTAGCTTTGAATTGCCCTTGGCTTTCGCTTCGGGATTCCCTTGCCAGCAAGCAACGGTGGAGTTGCAAAAGTGTTAAGGTTGCTGCTGCTTCGAGCTTGTCACGAACTGGCAAGGATTTTGTACCCTGCAAAATCATCGGTCGGGTAGCTGTCAAATTTAACCATAGAACTGTGAGCCATGAGTGCCGCCTCGAGTCGGGAACTCTTCAGCCATGCGCCCGAACAGGTGTAAGCTATGAGCGAGTCACACAACTTGTGCGATCTGAATCGATTGTGGAGCGAACTTCTGAATTTGTGAACTCCTCACGAAAAAAATTAGCTAATTGTACGATTTGACTGTGACTGGCAGTGGGTGCCCCCCCTGTCTATTGGGGCAGGCTCCCTGAAACGAAACTATGTTGGGTTCTGCCAAACCAGGACTGCATTATCCCGACATCTATCAAACAGGCGTATCTATTCAAGTAAACCCAAATTAATGGAGGCGGCGATCGTGTCCGAAGCTAAAAATGTTCTCGGCGAGTCCCTAGCTCCTTGCTGTACCGATCCGATGACTGGGTACTTTCGCACCGGCACCTGCGACACGGGAGCGGGCGACTTCGGAGCTCACGTGGTATGTGCACAAGTAACTGAAGAGTTTCTGGAATTCACAAAAATGCGTGGGAACGATCTCAGCACTCCCCAGCCAGGGTTTGGCTTTCCCGGACTGAAGCCGGGCGATCGCTGGTGCCTTTGCGCCGCACGTTGGCAGGAAGCTGTCGATGCCGGTGTGGCTCCGCCCGTGGTACTGGCAGCCACGCATGTAACTGCACTGGAGTTTGTTTCCCATCGCGAGCTAGAGCTTCACGCAATCGACAAAAAGGATTAGTTT contains:
- a CDS encoding DUF2237 family protein — protein: MSEAKNVLGESLAPCCTDPMTGYFRTGTCDTGAGDFGAHVVCAQVTEEFLEFTKMRGNDLSTPQPGFGFPGLKPGDRWCLCAARWQEAVDAGVAPPVVLAATHVTALEFVSHRELELHAIDKKD
- a CDS encoding HhoA/HhoB/HtrA family serine endopeptidase; its protein translation is MSIIARLQHIIVVGIAVAILTFGIEGNARADAIALNSSTLPVGSSFVSDAVEAVGPAVVRIDTEATIEQSNPFAEDPFFRQFFGEDFFPALPQERTVRGQGSGFIVDRSGIVLTNAHVVSNTDRVVVTLRDGRRYEGTVCGSDPLTDLAVVDIDDGDDLPVVALGDSDLVRVGDWAIAVGNPLGLDNTVTLGIISTLERSSAKVGIPDKRLDFLQTDAAINPGNSGGPLLNGRGEVIGINTAIRADANGIGFAIPVNKAKEIYPTLARGEQIDHPYIGIRLMTLTPAYAARVNSDPNSTIVLPETNGVLVLAVERGTPSEQAGLRRGDAIVAVDGEAIASAEQLQRQIENSKIGRAIELKVLRGEMERLLSVKPMQMPMS